From one Deltaproteobacteria bacterium genomic stretch:
- a CDS encoding enoyl-CoA hydratase/isomerase family protein produces MADAVLKEKDGDVTTITLNRPEDGNRQTDEVWAQVTEMFNAASKDSRAVVFKGAGDDFCLGRASMGAPTPVLEAYAVRERADTIFNLYGAFRNCKAPIVGVVQGRAAGLGCALAALCDITIASDKAKFSFPEMAHRIMPTIAFSALVDRLSRKAATYMIYSTEEVDAQTALAYGLVSSIAPASELNASVAKLIGQFKKTPLPAMLAAKEYAKTAFEMSPQAATDFARNLHATVNSYSKMKE; encoded by the coding sequence ATGGCAGACGCAGTACTCAAGGAAAAAGACGGCGACGTAACCACAATCACACTCAACCGGCCGGAAGACGGCAATCGCCAGACCGACGAAGTTTGGGCGCAGGTGACCGAGATGTTCAACGCCGCGTCGAAGGACTCGCGCGCGGTGGTTTTCAAAGGCGCCGGCGATGACTTCTGCCTCGGCCGCGCGTCGATGGGGGCGCCGACGCCGGTGCTCGAAGCTTACGCCGTGCGCGAGCGTGCCGACACGATATTTAATCTCTACGGCGCGTTTCGTAACTGCAAAGCGCCGATCGTCGGCGTGGTGCAAGGCCGCGCCGCCGGTCTCGGTTGCGCGCTGGCGGCGCTGTGCGACATCACCATCGCCAGCGACAAGGCGAAGTTTTCCTTTCCTGAGATGGCGCACCGGATCATGCCGACCATTGCTTTCTCCGCGTTGGTCGATCGGCTCTCACGCAAGGCTGCGACCTACATGATTTACTCGACCGAGGAGGTCGACGCGCAAACTGCGTTGGCCTACGGTTTAGTCAGCAGCATCGCACCGGCGAGCGAATTAAATGCCAGCGTCGCCAAACTGATCGGCCAGTTTAAGAAGACGCCGCTGCCGGCGATGCTCGCGGCCAAAGAATACGCCAAGACCGCCTTCGAGATGAGCCCGCAAGCGGCCACCGACTTCGCGCGCAACTTGCATGCGACGGTGAATAGTTATTCGAAGATGAAAGAATGA
- a CDS encoding extracellular solute-binding protein — MFLRRLLIIAVVFNATQSFCQDAKLIDAAKKEGGKVVIYGSLETPVLEGVMQAFRKKTGLQAEYWRASAMSVMNRAMTEYRAGNPLFDVVLNNSDPLVIMAQDGMLAKYDSPTAKKYSADQIDPRFGPVTRYGIVGVVYNKSLVKPEDAPKSIEDLVNPKYKGKLVMADPTLHVTTIQWLSSLHKIMAKEKTEKFIRDLAAMKPVLVESMLPASERVATGEIPIGLTFVKFAYSAAQSGAPLDYVRVDKMLGDSHFVVLSNKAPHSNAGKAFVDFYLDDETMKILAQSGEFVNRKGIYPPLPGADKIQYVQMEVLESKAFEEKKKEFGKIFLK, encoded by the coding sequence ATGTTTTTGCGTCGATTGTTGATTATTGCCGTTGTTTTCAATGCTACGCAGTCATTCTGCCAAGATGCCAAGCTCATCGACGCGGCGAAAAAAGAGGGCGGCAAAGTCGTCATCTACGGTTCGCTGGAAACGCCGGTGCTGGAAGGCGTGATGCAAGCGTTCCGCAAGAAGACCGGGCTCCAGGCCGAGTATTGGCGCGCCTCGGCGATGAGCGTGATGAACCGGGCGATGACCGAGTACCGCGCCGGCAATCCGCTCTTCGATGTCGTGCTCAACAATTCCGATCCGCTGGTGATTATGGCTCAGGACGGCATGTTGGCGAAATACGATTCGCCGACGGCGAAAAAATATTCCGCCGACCAAATCGATCCACGCTTCGGTCCGGTCACGCGCTACGGCATCGTCGGCGTGGTTTACAACAAGAGTTTAGTTAAACCGGAAGATGCGCCGAAATCAATTGAGGATCTGGTCAACCCGAAATACAAGGGTAAGCTGGTGATGGCCGATCCGACACTGCATGTGACGACGATTCAATGGCTCAGTAGTTTGCACAAGATCATGGCCAAGGAGAAGACGGAAAAATTCATCCGCGACTTGGCCGCTATGAAGCCGGTTCTCGTGGAGTCTATGTTGCCGGCGTCCGAGCGGGTCGCCACCGGCGAAATCCCCATCGGCCTGACCTTCGTCAAGTTTGCCTACAGCGCCGCGCAAAGCGGCGCGCCGCTGGATTACGTGCGGGTCGACAAAATGCTCGGCGATTCGCATTTCGTCGTGTTGAGCAACAAGGCGCCCCATTCAAATGCCGGCAAAGCATTCGTCGATTTTTATTTGGACGACGAGACCATGAAGATTCTCGCCCAGAGCGGCGAGTTCGTGAACCGCAAGGGTATCTATCCGCCGCTGCCCGGCGCGGACAAGATTCAATACGTGCAAATGGAAGTGTTGGAGTCCAAGGCGTTCGAAGAAAAGAAAAAAGAGTTCGGCAAGATCTTTCTGAAATAG
- a CDS encoding amidohydrolase: MQIIDADGHVNDRPCMDEISKFMPAGNRTQVFPAFDHIHFHYLEGGEKRSRTGDVGPKEWLDFLDETEIDWTVVYPTAGLAVGRIIAEDWAIAACRAYNNWLYEKFTKVTPRIKGMALIPIQDSQAACEELRRAVKELGMAGAMLPSNGEGIKGHFGSKIYWPIYEEAEKLNVPLAVHVGALHHLGMDSIGVYYPVHALGHPFGIMAQAAAMLSYGIFDRFPKLRVGFLEGGATWVPFFMDRLDRSYPHHLQVDINGEFLASSQPDVMASEYFRRQAKAGKIFVGFDGDDHGLGYAVKEAGNESFVFATDFPHESFDAKSCRVELQHIMSREDLTLADKEAILGKNAKTFYGVN; this comes from the coding sequence ATGCAAATCATCGACGCCGACGGCCATGTCAATGACCGCCCCTGTATGGATGAGATTTCCAAATTCATGCCGGCGGGCAATCGCACCCAAGTCTTTCCCGCCTTCGATCACATTCACTTTCACTATTTGGAAGGCGGCGAGAAACGCTCGCGCACCGGCGACGTCGGTCCCAAAGAATGGCTCGACTTTCTCGACGAAACCGAAATCGATTGGACCGTCGTCTATCCCACCGCCGGTTTAGCCGTCGGCCGGATAATCGCCGAAGACTGGGCCATCGCCGCCTGCCGCGCTTACAACAACTGGCTCTATGAAAAATTCACCAAGGTGACGCCGCGCATCAAAGGCATGGCGCTGATCCCGATCCAAGACAGCCAAGCCGCCTGCGAAGAACTGCGCCGCGCGGTCAAAGAGCTGGGCATGGCCGGCGCCATGCTGCCGTCCAATGGCGAAGGCATCAAAGGCCACTTCGGCTCGAAAATTTACTGGCCGATTTACGAGGAAGCGGAAAAGCTCAACGTACCGTTGGCCGTCCACGTCGGCGCGCTACATCATTTGGGAATGGATAGCATCGGCGTTTACTATCCGGTGCATGCCCTCGGCCATCCGTTCGGCATCATGGCCCAAGCAGCCGCGATGTTGTCCTATGGTATATTCGATCGCTTTCCCAAGCTGCGCGTCGGCTTTCTCGAAGGCGGCGCCACTTGGGTGCCGTTCTTCATGGACCGCCTCGACCGCTCCTATCCGCACCATCTGCAAGTCGACATCAACGGCGAATTCTTGGCCAGCTCGCAACCCGACGTGATGGCCAGCGAATATTTCCGCCGCCAAGCCAAAGCCGGCAAGATATTCGTCGGCTTCGACGGCGACGATCACGGCCTTGGTTACGCGGTCAAGGAAGCGGGCAATGAATCTTTCGTCTTCGCCACCGATTTCCCGCACGAGAGTTTCGACGCCAAATCCTGCCGCGTCGAACTACAACATATAATGAGCCGTGAAGATCTGACGCTGGCCGACAAAGAAGCAATCCTCGGAAAGAATGCCAAAACATTTTACGGCGTGAATTAG
- a CDS encoding alpha/beta hydrolase translates to MATNTVTAETQRTKGPIVWLDLDQKELDDAYDQTVYAPNQPLLAKRRATAAASVVQRFPSERFAYGPSEHEKLDVYRTKKPNAPVTVYVHGGAWRNGTAKDFAAPAEMFVNAGSNYVVLDFIQIAEAGGDLLPMAQQVRNAIAWVYKNAPSFGADPNRLYLTSHSSGSHLSGCALVTDWEKDFGLPPDIIKGAVLLCGMYDLKPVRLSKRSDYVKFTDEVEEKLSSIRHLDKLHAPITVCYGTCETPEFQRQSRDFAAAVKAAGKPVEILVGESLNHFEMQETLGNPYGIGGRAALKMLGLSV, encoded by the coding sequence ATGGCTACAAATACCGTGACAGCTGAAACTCAACGCACCAAAGGCCCCATCGTCTGGCTCGACCTGGATCAGAAAGAACTCGATGACGCCTACGATCAAACCGTTTACGCGCCCAACCAACCGCTACTCGCCAAACGGCGCGCCACCGCCGCGGCTTCGGTAGTGCAGCGCTTTCCATCCGAGCGCTTCGCCTACGGTCCGAGCGAACATGAAAAACTCGACGTCTACCGAACCAAGAAGCCCAACGCGCCGGTGACGGTCTACGTCCACGGCGGCGCCTGGCGCAACGGCACGGCCAAAGACTTCGCCGCTCCCGCCGAGATGTTCGTCAACGCCGGCAGCAACTATGTCGTGCTCGATTTCATCCAGATCGCCGAGGCCGGCGGCGATTTGCTGCCGATGGCGCAACAAGTGCGCAACGCCATCGCCTGGGTTTATAAAAATGCTCCGAGCTTCGGCGCCGATCCCAATCGCCTTTACCTCACCAGCCATTCCTCCGGCTCGCACTTGAGCGGCTGCGCTTTGGTCACCGATTGGGAAAAAGATTTCGGCCTGCCGCCCGATATCATCAAAGGCGCCGTGCTGCTCTGCGGCATGTACGATTTGAAACCGGTGCGGTTATCCAAACGCAGCGATTATGTGAAATTCACCGACGAGGTGGAAGAAAAGTTGAGCTCCATTCGCCACCTCGACAAGCTGCACGCGCCCATCACCGTCTGCTACGGCACCTGCGAGACCCCCGAGTTCCAGCGCCAGAGCCGCGACTTCGCCGCCGCGGTGAAAGCGGCGGGCAAACCGGTGGAGATCTTGGTCGGCGAAAGCTTGAACCACTTCGAGATGCAAGAAACCCTCGGTAACCCTTACGGCATCGGCGGCCGGGCGGCGTTGAAGATGTTGGGATTGTCAGTTTAG
- a CDS encoding carboxymuconolactone decarboxylase family protein, giving the protein MSKLPNATREAMTADQQKIWDKVHEGKTGGGGPYSMLLHAPEMAQHFAATEDYFRFNSRLPDADRETIILTAAREVEAHYAWSRHEIRAKQCLPGEVIEAIRAHAPIDKFTGHTALLVEFTRTLMTDHFLSDSLLNRMEKELGHPKFIECVGLLGHYITIGTVIRMFDVRPAAGTKTF; this is encoded by the coding sequence ATGAGCAAACTACCCAACGCCACGCGCGAAGCCATGACCGCCGATCAACAGAAAATCTGGGACAAAGTTCACGAAGGCAAAACCGGTGGCGGCGGTCCCTACTCGATGTTGTTGCACGCGCCGGAGATGGCGCAGCACTTCGCTGCCACCGAGGACTACTTCCGTTTTAATTCTCGTTTGCCCGACGCCGACCGCGAGACCATCATCCTCACCGCCGCCAGAGAAGTCGAAGCCCACTACGCCTGGAGCCGCCACGAGATCCGCGCCAAGCAGTGCTTGCCCGGCGAAGTCATCGAAGCCATCCGTGCCCATGCGCCCATCGACAAATTCACCGGCCACACCGCGCTCTTGGTCGAATTCACCCGCACGCTGATGACCGATCACTTCCTGTCGGATTCGCTACTCAACAGGATGGAAAAAGAACTCGGCCACCCCAAGTTCATCGAGTGCGTCGGCCTGCTCGGCCACTACATCACCATCGGCACGGTGATAAGAATGTTCGACGTGCGCCCAGCGGCGGGAACCAAGACGTTCTGA
- a CDS encoding isochorismatase family protein — MATITLQMPALPEPVRVVLKPATTALLIFDVVDPICAKQPICTEVMVPAIVSLLKRARNAGVLVLYSTRAPNVSKWLPEVAPAPGEPIVESIGQDRFYNTDLDKMLKAKGIATVILTGWKVSGSVVYTSVGATLRGYTVVVPTDASLAATDYEVAIGQFQILNQNSANADNQPLKPNASTLSRTDMITFQ, encoded by the coding sequence ATGGCAACGATAACATTACAGATGCCCGCACTACCCGAGCCGGTCCGAGTTGTTCTCAAACCCGCGACCACCGCGTTGTTGATTTTCGATGTCGTCGATCCGATTTGCGCAAAACAACCGATTTGCACCGAAGTAATGGTTCCGGCGATTGTCTCGCTGCTGAAGCGGGCGAGAAATGCCGGCGTGCTCGTCTTGTACTCGACTCGCGCTCCCAACGTTTCCAAATGGCTGCCTGAGGTTGCTCCCGCTCCGGGCGAACCGATCGTTGAGTCCATTGGACAGGACAGATTCTACAACACAGACCTAGACAAGATGTTGAAGGCCAAGGGGATTGCGACCGTGATCCTTACCGGCTGGAAGGTCAGCGGCTCGGTGGTCTATACGTCGGTCGGAGCGACGCTGCGAGGTTACACCGTCGTGGTGCCCACGGATGCCAGCTTAGCCGCAACCGACTACGAGGTGGCAATCGGCCAATTCCAAATACTGAATCAAAATAGCGCCAACGCCGACAACCAGCCGTTGAAGCCGAACGCCTCGACCTTGAGCCGTACGGATATGATCACGTTTCAGTAA
- a CDS encoding alkaline phosphatase family protein, which yields MIAAKLKQLSLRLGLVFGLYTVSRLLFLLFNYTLFHQSDINHVVTAFLIGARYDIAAICRTNAIFIVLSMLPFLWVEKRGYQTFLKWLLVISNLPFLILNVVDYEYHKFTGQRASLSLLDMGNDISNQIGQLSFHYWYLTAISILVGLALWYLQPARPIVTNSSDAFSRAKSWLILVLVLTVAVIGGRGGWQRRRLTTALAQVGDKDNLSQLALNSTYTFINSQRKCDTGSSTKVHYFANDEELRKQFPKANFLPRRSERAAQVYDNVVIIIVESLSAEFTGTGISGRSFTPFLDSLAQRGVYFRNGFADGRRSIDAPPSILAGLPHLKDETFFCTQSKRLHGLGSILKEQGYNTSFFHGGKNGTMSFDTFSLRMGFDTYYGLNEYPKPQDSDGIWGIYDEPFMQHFAQQLAQRRQPFASALFTLSTHNPYKVPDKYADVLPTGDQPILQTVAYFDLALKNFFATAEKMDWYKNTLFIVTGDHIGPPKSIMPRMIDSYRVPIVFFHPSRQLPPVRRDRIVQHVDIAPSILDYLGIVTSKQLPFGHTIFDTAYEGLALGQKGGNYWIADKNYYLEFRLGAPSQLFAQAQLDTPVSDKPEIQAQLENKLKAYIQWFNNGLAEDKLYR from the coding sequence GTGATCGCCGCTAAACTCAAACAATTATCGCTACGACTCGGCCTGGTGTTCGGACTCTACACGGTGTCCCGATTACTCTTTCTCCTTTTCAACTATACTTTGTTTCACCAGTCGGACATCAACCACGTAGTCACCGCGTTCCTCATCGGCGCGCGCTACGACATCGCGGCGATCTGCCGCACCAACGCGATTTTTATCGTGTTGTCGATGCTGCCGTTCCTCTGGGTTGAAAAGCGCGGCTACCAAACGTTTCTCAAGTGGCTGTTGGTGATTTCCAACTTGCCGTTTCTGATTCTCAACGTCGTCGACTACGAATACCATAAGTTCACCGGCCAACGCGCGTCGTTAAGTCTGCTCGACATGGGCAACGACATCTCTAATCAAATCGGCCAGCTGTCGTTTCACTATTGGTATCTCACCGCGATCAGCATCTTGGTCGGCCTCGCGCTTTGGTATTTGCAACCGGCGCGGCCCATCGTCACGAATTCGTCGGACGCTTTTTCGCGAGCTAAAAGTTGGCTGATCTTAGTGCTCGTGCTTACGGTCGCCGTCATCGGCGGGCGTGGCGGCTGGCAGCGACGCCGGCTCACCACGGCGCTGGCCCAGGTCGGCGACAAAGACAACTTGTCGCAACTGGCGCTCAACTCCACCTACACGTTCATCAACAGCCAGCGCAAATGCGACACCGGCAGTTCGACCAAGGTTCACTACTTCGCCAACGATGAAGAACTTAGAAAACAATTTCCTAAAGCAAATTTTCTACCGCGCCGATCGGAGCGAGCGGCGCAAGTCTATGACAATGTCGTGATCATTATCGTCGAAAGTTTATCCGCTGAATTCACCGGCACCGGCATCTCCGGTCGAAGCTTTACACCATTTTTAGATTCCCTAGCGCAGCGCGGTGTGTACTTTCGCAACGGCTTCGCCGACGGCCGACGCTCCATCGACGCGCCGCCGTCGATCCTCGCCGGCTTGCCCCATCTCAAGGACGAAACTTTTTTCTGCACCCAGTCCAAGCGGCTGCACGGCCTCGGTTCGATATTAAAGGAGCAAGGCTACAACACCAGTTTTTTTCACGGCGGCAAGAACGGCACCATGTCCTTCGATACCTTCTCGCTGCGCATGGGCTTCGATACTTACTACGGCCTCAACGAGTATCCCAAACCGCAAGACTCGGACGGCATCTGGGGCATCTATGACGAACCCTTCATGCAGCACTTCGCCCAGCAATTGGCGCAGCGCCGCCAGCCGTTCGCTAGCGCGCTGTTCACGCTGAGCACCCACAACCCGTACAAAGTGCCGGATAAATACGCCGACGTTCTGCCCACCGGCGATCAGCCGATTCTGCAAACCGTCGCCTACTTCGATCTGGCGCTAAAAAACTTTTTTGCCACCGCCGAAAAAATGGACTGGTACAAAAATACGCTCTTCATTGTCACCGGCGATCACATCGGCCCGCCGAAATCCATCATGCCGCGCATGATCGATAGCTACCGCGTGCCCATTGTGTTTTTTCATCCGAGCCGACAGCTGCCGCCGGTGCGCCGCGACCGCATCGTTCAACACGTCGATATCGCGCCGAGCATTTTAGATTACCTAGGGATCGTGACCAGCAAGCAGCTGCCCTTCGGCCACACGATTTTCGACACCGCCTACGAAGGATTGGCGCTGGGCCAGAAGGGCGGTAATTATTGGATCGCCGACAAAAATTATTATTTAGAATTTCGCCTCGGCGCGCCGAGCCAACTCTTCGCCCAAGCGCAACTCGACACACCGGTCAGCGACAAACCGGAGATCCAAGCCCAGCTCGAAAACAAACTCAAAGCCTACATTCAGTGGTTCAACAACGGCTTGGCGGAAGACAAGTTGTATCGCTGA
- a CDS encoding D-2-hydroxyacid dehydrogenase family protein: MKITVIDDYQDAFRRMSCFAQLAGHEIKIFTDTVKDPAKLAERLYDAECVVLTQQRSWLRRPLLEALPNLRLISQTGRVTAHIDLKACSERGVMVCAGGKGRPHSTAELTWALILAALRHVPQEVHELRAGRWQTTLGVDIFGKTLGVYALGGIGSIVANIGKAFGARILCFGRGASLERARLAGYDVAIGREEFFAESDILSLHLPMVRETRGIITRADLARMKPSALLVNTSRAKLIEDGALVQALKAGRPGFAAVDVYEDEPIFDGNHPLLKLDNAICTPHLGFVTAETYEIHYGLAVEQILAYAAGKPIHVANPDVLVRG, translated from the coding sequence ATGAAAATCACCGTAATCGACGACTATCAGGACGCCTTCCGGCGCATGTCATGTTTCGCCCAGCTCGCGGGTCATGAGATAAAAATTTTCACCGACACGGTGAAAGATCCGGCTAAGCTCGCCGAGCGGCTCTACGACGCCGAATGTGTCGTGTTGACGCAGCAGCGTTCGTGGCTGCGCCGGCCGTTGCTTGAGGCGCTGCCGAATTTGCGCTTGATCAGCCAGACGGGAAGAGTGACCGCGCATATCGATCTCAAAGCTTGCAGCGAACGCGGCGTGATGGTTTGCGCCGGCGGCAAGGGGCGGCCGCACTCGACCGCTGAACTAACTTGGGCGTTGATTCTCGCGGCGCTGCGTCATGTGCCGCAGGAAGTGCACGAGCTGCGCGCCGGACGCTGGCAGACGACGTTGGGAGTCGACATTTTTGGCAAGACCTTGGGGGTTTACGCGCTGGGCGGTATCGGTTCCATCGTCGCCAATATCGGTAAAGCTTTCGGCGCGCGGATTCTCTGCTTCGGCCGCGGCGCGTCGTTAGAGCGGGCACGGCTTGCCGGCTACGACGTTGCTATCGGCCGGGAAGAATTTTTTGCTGAGTCGGATATTTTAAGTTTACACTTGCCGATGGTGCGCGAGACCCGCGGCATCATCACGCGGGCGGATTTGGCGCGCATGAAACCGAGCGCGTTGTTGGTTAACACCAGCCGCGCCAAACTGATTGAAGACGGCGCATTGGTTCAAGCTCTGAAAGCGGGCCGGCCGGGATTTGCCGCCGTCGATGTCTACGAAGACGAGCCGATCTTCGACGGCAATCATCCGCTGCTCAAACTAGACAATGCGATTTGCACGCCGCATCTCGGCTTCGTCACCGCCGAGACCTACGAGATTCACTACGGTTTGGCGGTCGAGCAAATCTTGGCGTATGCCGCCGGCAAGCCGATTCATGTTGCCAATCCTGATGTGCTTGTGCGGGGTTGA
- a CDS encoding SET domain-containing protein: MKKANSKKVRRRIVVRNSPIHGRGVFALRPITKGTRILEYKGKLITDKEADRRFGRLHENSSHTMLFSVDDELVIDATRGGNSARWINHCCAPNCEIEEKNHRVFIEARRDIRPGEELAYDYNLQIGEKHTKKAKREHACLCGAKRCRGTMLGEEE; the protein is encoded by the coding sequence ATGAAAAAAGCCAATAGCAAAAAAGTTCGACGGCGAATCGTCGTGCGCAACTCGCCGATCCATGGCCGGGGCGTATTCGCCTTGCGGCCGATCACGAAGGGCACGCGGATTCTCGAGTATAAGGGCAAGCTGATCACCGACAAAGAGGCGGACCGGCGTTTCGGCCGGCTGCACGAGAACTCGTCGCACACCATGCTGTTTTCGGTGGACGATGAGTTGGTGATCGATGCGACCCGCGGCGGTAATTCGGCGCGCTGGATCAACCACTGCTGCGCGCCCAACTGCGAGATCGAGGAAAAAAATCATCGGGTGTTTATCGAAGCGCGGCGCGATATCCGTCCCGGCGAAGAGCTTGCTTACGATTACAATCTACAAATCGGCGAGAAGCACACCAAGAAAGCCAAGCGCGAGCATGCTTGTTTGTGTGGCGCCAAGCGCTGCCGAGGCACCATGCTCGGCGAAGAAGAATGA
- a CDS encoding ABC transporter substrate-binding protein — protein MMMRKIFPALLIGLLANTVNAGQAPSAPQSMRFLYPSLSGTFAASWIAKEAGYFAAENLDVELIRVGGSTRIVASMLGGSAPIIHAGASASMAATVAGSDSVIIGCMSTKSPFHLIARPEIKQPSDLKGKRAAISAFGATSDFLVRLGLRRFGLEPGKDVALLPAGGDSEVFAALQAGSVQVAALAYPAYLHALKMDMKELINFSEIGFEAVNAALVSTRSYLAQNRDQATRFVRALIRGMQRYGSDKEYSKKVLAKYFRSSDNEVLEASWKDVAPNLLRVPRPSSKAIQFIIDGQFKEKPFKPEMFVDTSILDQLERSGYIDTVYR, from the coding sequence ATGATGATGAGAAAAATATTTCCGGCGCTGTTAATCGGGTTGTTGGCGAACACAGTCAACGCCGGGCAAGCACCCAGCGCGCCGCAGTCCATGCGCTTTCTCTATCCGAGTTTGAGCGGCACCTTCGCGGCGAGCTGGATCGCCAAGGAGGCGGGCTACTTCGCCGCGGAGAATCTCGATGTTGAACTGATTCGCGTCGGCGGCAGCACGCGCATCGTCGCCTCCATGCTCGGCGGCAGCGCGCCGATCATCCACGCCGGCGCATCGGCAAGCATGGCCGCAACCGTCGCCGGTAGCGATTCGGTGATCATCGGTTGCATGAGCACCAAGTCGCCGTTTCATCTGATCGCTCGGCCGGAGATCAAGCAGCCGAGCGATCTCAAAGGCAAGCGCGCCGCCATCAGCGCCTTCGGCGCGACTTCCGATTTTCTCGTGCGGCTGGGCTTGCGCAGATTTGGTTTGGAGCCAGGCAAGGACGTAGCGCTCTTGCCCGCCGGCGGCGACTCGGAAGTCTTCGCCGCCTTGCAGGCCGGCAGCGTCCAGGTCGCCGCCTTGGCCTATCCCGCCTACCTCCACGCCTTGAAAATGGACATGAAGGAATTGATAAATTTTTCCGAGATCGGTTTCGAAGCAGTGAATGCCGCATTGGTCAGCACGCGGTCGTATCTCGCGCAGAACCGCGATCAAGCCACCCGCTTCGTCCGCGCCCTGATCCGCGGCATGCAGCGCTACGGCAGCGACAAAGAGTACAGCAAAAAGGTTTTGGCGAAATACTTTCGCAGCAGCGACAACGAAGTTCTCGAAGCGAGCTGGAAAGATGTCGCGCCCAATCTCCTGCGCGTGCCGCGACCGTCGAGCAAAGCGATTCAGTTCATCATCGACGGCCAGTTCAAAGAAAAACCGTTCAAGCCGGAAATGTTCGTCGACACCTCGATCCTCGACCAGCTGGAACGGAGCGGGTATATCGACACGGTCTATCGGTAG
- a CDS encoding addiction module toxin RelE — protein MARPLRIEFDGALYHVTSRGNDRKAIYKDDADRELFLNTLAQVNERFHWICHAYCLMNNHYHLVIETPDGNLSKGMRQLNGVYTQAFNKRHRRAGHIFQGRFKGILVQKDSHFLEVCRYVVLNPVRAKMVGQPRQWKWTSYRATAGNSQPDGCLTIDEILSHFGQRKAAAQNKFGEFVQAGIGSPSIWDDLEAQSLLGVEGFAEGLRHHVTGKRKIREIPKGQRFAGRPALAKIFSQSARQKKSRNQLIAKAVTEHGYSQAELASHLDLHYSTISRIVATSAKPSR, from the coding sequence ATGGCGCGACCCTTACGCATCGAATTCGACGGCGCGCTTTATCATGTCACTTCCCGCGGCAACGACCGTAAAGCGATTTATAAAGACGACGCTGACCGAGAACTGTTTCTCAACACGCTCGCACAAGTGAACGAACGCTTTCACTGGATTTGCCATGCCTATTGCTTGATGAATAATCACTACCATCTGGTCATCGAAACACCGGACGGCAACTTATCCAAGGGCATGAGACAGTTGAACGGCGTTTATACCCAGGCATTCAACAAGCGGCATCGACGCGCCGGCCATATCTTTCAAGGACGGTTCAAAGGCATCCTCGTCCAAAAAGACAGCCACTTTCTCGAAGTGTGCCGCTACGTCGTGCTCAACCCGGTGCGAGCGAAGATGGTCGGCCAGCCGCGCCAGTGGAAATGGACCAGCTACCGCGCGACGGCGGGCAACAGCCAGCCGGACGGTTGTCTCACCATCGATGAGATTCTCAGCCATTTCGGTCAGAGAAAAGCCGCCGCGCAAAATAAATTTGGCGAATTCGTACAAGCGGGCATCGGCAGTCCATCGATCTGGGACGATCTCGAAGCGCAGAGCCTGCTCGGCGTCGAAGGCTTCGCCGAGGGGCTGCGTCATCACGTCACCGGAAAGCGCAAGATCCGCGAGATTCCCAAGGGGCAAAGATTCGCCGGACGGCCGGCTTTGGCGAAGATTTTCTCGCAGAGCGCTCGCCAGAAAAAATCCAGGAATCAATTGATCGCGAAAGCCGTCACTGAGCACGGCTACAGTCAAGCCGAGCTGGCGAGCCACTTGGACCTGCACTACTCGACGATCAGCCGGATCGTTGCAACATCCGCGAAACCAAGCCGATAG